DNA sequence from the Leptospirillum ferrooxidans C2-3 genome:
GGGGTATGAACTGGAGAAGGGCAAGTATGGGGAACCGGAGATCAAAGGGTACACCCGGGAGCACATCGAGCATTTTTCCAAAAGAACGTCCGATGTTGATGCCTATCTGATGAAGCATTTCGGGGAAACAAGGGAAACAGCGTCTCCGGCGCATAAGAGGCTCGCCGCGGAACATTCTCGGGAGGCAAAAAAAGTCCGGGAGATGGAAGGACTTCAAAAAGAATGGGAGAGTCGGGCGCGAGATCTCGGTATGGAAAAAGTGCTTCCGGAAAAGGAAAGAAAACATCTCTCTCCTTCGAGTCGTCTGGAGATCGCCCGGGATTCCCTGAAATTTGCCATTGAACACCACACGGAGAGGGAATCTGCCGTCAAGGAGGGGGAGTTGATCAGGACGGCTTTGCAGGCCGGGCGCGGAAAAGTGACGAGTCGAGATATTGAAAAGGCGGTCGATGAGTCGAAAGCGGAGGGCCAGCTGATTCGGCAGAGTGGGGCCGGATCAAAGCAAAACCTGATGACCAGTCGGGAAGCTCTGGAGCGGGAAAAACGGATTCTCTCTTTTGAGAAGTCCGGCCGTCATGCAGTGGTCCCCGTCATGAACCCTCTTCAGGCGGAAAACGCCTTGAAAGCGATTCAGGAAAAAGAGGGATTGATACTGAACCATGAGCAGAAATCGGCGGCCAGGATGATTCTGACGACCGATAATCGCTATTCGGGCATCAATGGCTATGCCGGCGTGGGAAAGACCACGATGCTGAAACCGGCGATCGAATCCCTTCAAAACGGCGTGGCGGTTTCTGCTTTGACAAATGCCGGATACCGGGTTATTGGTCTTGGCCCTCAACATTCAGCGGTCCATGCTTTGCGCGACGCGGGCATCATTGAGTCCCGAACGCTACAAAGCTGGCTTGCGGACCGACAGGCGGGAAAGAATCTGAACGACAAAACCGTTGTCGTAATTGATGAAGCTGGACTGACCAATGCCAGCGACCTCGAATCCGCCATGAAGCGGATCGAAAAGGCGGGAGCGAGAGCGGTCCTTGTGGGAGACATCAAGCAATACGAGAGTGTGGCCGCAGGTCCGGTGTTCCGGCTTCTGCAGGATAACGGAATGGAAACGGTCTACGTCAAGGAAATGCAGAGGCAGAAGAACGCTCCAGAGAATGTTCGGGAAGCGGCCAGGCTCTCTATCGAGTCCCCGGAGGCGGCACTTTCAAAGCTTGAGATCCGGGAAATCAGGAATTCCCAGGAGCGTTTCAAGGCTATCTCCGAAGCATATCTGAAATCGAAGGATCCGAAGGAAACTCTTTGTCTTACTGGAACGCACGATGCCCGGAAGGCCGTGAACAATCATGTTCGGGAGTCACTGGGACTGGCCGGATGCGGCAATGAGTTTACCCGCTATGAAGCCGGGGATTTTACGGAAGCGCAGAAGAAGCGGATCGATGCCTACGAGGTCGGTCAGGATATCCGGTTCGGAAAGGATTACCGGAGCGTGAAGGTCAAATCTGGCGAACTTGGCAAGGTTGTCGAAGTTGACAAGGAAACAGGGCAGGTCCTCCTGAAAATGGAGGATGGGCGGGAAGCGACCCTGACTCCCAGGGAAATGTCCGGAAAGGGCCACGAGATCGGACAGCTTGAGAAGATCGAACTATCGAAAGGGGACCGGATCCGGATCACCGGGAACGAACTCAAGAAAGAGGGGATTACCAACGGAATGAGAGGGGCGGTTCTCGAATCGAAGAATGGCATGCTAAAAATTCTCCTGGATAGCGGAAAGACCTTCGATCTGAAGCCGGGATCCCGTCCAGTCGAGATCGACCATGGATATGCACAGACAGGGCACTCTGCCCAGGGATTGGGGGCTCAGACCGTCATTCTGGATCTTCCATCGAGTTCACAGACTCTGAATCGGAGAAGCTTCTATACGAATCTGACCCGAACAAAAGACCAGGTCATCGCTTTTACTGACAACATGGAAAAGCTCACCGGAGCCGTTTCCCGGGAGAAAGACAAGACCATGGCCCTTGATGTGGAGAAGGAGGTTCAGGAGAAAAATCGGGAGAGAAAGACGAAGAACCTTCCCGACGAGCTGCGGTTCGGGGAGACTCCCGAACAAACGAAAGCCCGTTTCGAAAAGGGCGGAATTGAAATCGATGACGTCGGCTTCTTCGGAAGGCCGGGAGAACAAGGAGAAAAAACTGAAATTGAAACGGGCGGAATCGCTCCGGTCGTCCCACCAGGTCAAGGGGAAAAGAAGATTCCGGGAGAAGAGAAGACGACAGAGATGAAGAAGGAGAAGAGAGAAGAGGAAATAATGTCGAAGGAACGGGAACGCTCCCGGGAGAAAGAGCGCGAGAAGACCGGAGAGCGGGCAGTAGAACTCCAGGAGAAACGGCTGGAAAAAGAGCAGGAGAAAAAGAAAGAGGCTCCCCGGATCGAGCGGCAGAGAGGTCGGGACGGGATGGAGTTTTAATCGACTTTCGACAAGGAGGAACAAAATGATCGACGCATCAATGCTGCTTCACATGATCAGCGCACTGGACACATTGGAAAAACTGATTCCAGGGGAGGAGGCCGGAGAATATGCAGTCAAGAAGATGGAGTGGGAAGCCCTGAAAAAAGCCTGCTGGGCTGAATACCGCTCCAGGGATAGGGGAATGGGGATGTGATAGATTACCTGTAACCGAAGACGAATGTTTCTCCGGAAGCATTCGTTCTATTCTCTTTTCACTTATTTCTCTCGGACTTCAGAAAGTCCGGCACAGCAAAGCTCGATGTCAGGGGATTACAGGCCGCCGCCGAGATCAATACCGTTGCCAGGACAATCATTCTTCCGATGATTTTCACTTTCATTTTCTTCCTCCTTTGAAAAAAACTGTTGAACAATTCGCCTAATGACTGCACTCCGCGTTCTGTCTTCTTTCTTCGCGATTTTCTCGATCTCCCGAAAAATCTCTTCCGGAAGACGAATCGAACAAAACTGTTGTTTCACCTCTTTCTCCCTCCGCTTTAGGTGTGAATGGTGTGCATTATGTACAATTTGATTGTCCCAGAACGGGATTTGTAAGTCAGGACGGGAATTGGGTGAAATTGGGTGAACCCATTAAGGAGGAAAGATGAATCGAAGAATTCGACTTGGGCCAATGGGGTCCTTTGAGTCCTGACCATCTGCCATTGACTAGTCCTGGCGACCCGGCCAGAGGATCCGGAAAAAAGGGAGAGATCTTCAAATGATTGGAAAGCAGTGATTCCACAAAATCCCGGAGAGGCTTCCTATCGAGTTTGTTAAGTGGTACCGGTGCCGGTGTTCTATCTCCCTGAATGGGAGCACTTTTTTGAGGGGACAGCCCCTCATTGTCCCCTCGTTCCGGAAGGCCTTTGTCCCCTCAAAGACAGTTTTTGAAATGAAGGGGACAAGGCACCGGACCAGTGCCCGGAAACGGCACGCACACTGGATTTTCTCCCACCCCGAGAGGGTGCGTGCTGTGTTATGACCTTTTGAGGGGTTCGGGGAGAATCCCCGCTGCCTCTTTTCTGGACCGTCTCCTGGTCCGGGAAGAGAGGTTGCTTTCTCTCCTGGCCCTCTTCGGGGGGGGAAGTCGCCCTGAAGGCTCTTTCGCTGGCGGTTCTGTCAGACAGGAAAGGTGACCTTTCTCTTGCTTTCATTTTTCCAGCCTTTATCCATGTCGTGAAAGTCTTCAGGTGCCAGCCCGTCCAAAGCGATGTCGCCGGGTCGAAGACCAGCGAAGCGCCCAGAGACCCACAAAGTCTCGGTGTCGCGCGCGGAAGGCGACAAGCGGAGCAGGGGGGATTCCGTAGAGGGAGATTTTGAAAACAAACAGGCAAAGGAGCAATGTTCCCTTAAGATTTTTTGTATGGGGGTGTTCAGACCTTAAAGGGGGTGGCAATCATGTCAGGAATCCGTATGTCGCGATCTTGACATTGCGGATCTGTGTTAAAAACAAAGCCATTTGGGCTAATAATGGCGCTTTTTTGATACGGTTAAGCAAGCAAGGTTACGGCGAGATTGTGAACACGATTATAATGGGGACCACCAAGCTAAAGAAAAAGTATGTTCTTGTGAATTTGGACTAGTCGTCATGAGCAGGGCTCACCCTGCAGGATGAAAACAGAGATTTCAAAGGAACCAGATTTTCCAGGAATCTCGAAACACGAGATCTTAATTTTACAAGAACTTGCAAGCCATTTTCTAACCAGTCCCTCATGGGCGGGTGGCCCACCCGCGAATCATGAAAATTGGGGTAGACTGAAAGGGCCGTTTCCCGGACGACGCCGGTTTTTTCTTGGCACTTCCAAGTCCGATAACCAGTCTGGCGCAGGAGCTTCCGGAACCCCGAATTGTGCCCTTGAGCGCGTTGGTCAGAATCGTTGATCGCGAAGCTCCCCCGGAGAGGCGGCGATTCGAACTGTCATTCCAGCCGGGAGGAGTGCGATGGAGCAAATTTTCGAACGATGCGCAGGACTGGTCGG
Encoded proteins:
- the mobF gene encoding MobF family relaxase yields the protein MALGRNISPAQGETYYRKDDYYLEREGGDDHRLEWGGKLAVELDLSGKAGAEDWKNALNGHFPGGIEIEGGSFKDPKTGERERRAGTDFEFSAPKSISLQALVHGDEELVRAHREAVDVAMAALEREVGARRGHAGKNWETSGKGLIGRVTHMTSRAGDPQLHDHVVFMNITKNSDGNYQAMTNDRMMNYQRLVQEIYFEELAHRMESMGYELEKGKYGEPEIKGYTREHIEHFSKRTSDVDAYLMKHFGETRETASPAHKRLAAEHSREAKKVREMEGLQKEWESRARDLGMEKVLPEKERKHLSPSSRLEIARDSLKFAIEHHTERESAVKEGELIRTALQAGRGKVTSRDIEKAVDESKAEGQLIRQSGAGSKQNLMTSREALEREKRILSFEKSGRHAVVPVMNPLQAENALKAIQEKEGLILNHEQKSAARMILTTDNRYSGINGYAGVGKTTMLKPAIESLQNGVAVSALTNAGYRVIGLGPQHSAVHALRDAGIIESRTLQSWLADRQAGKNLNDKTVVVIDEAGLTNASDLESAMKRIEKAGARAVLVGDIKQYESVAAGPVFRLLQDNGMETVYVKEMQRQKNAPENVREAARLSIESPEAALSKLEIREIRNSQERFKAISEAYLKSKDPKETLCLTGTHDARKAVNNHVRESLGLAGCGNEFTRYEAGDFTEAQKKRIDAYEVGQDIRFGKDYRSVKVKSGELGKVVEVDKETGQVLLKMEDGREATLTPREMSGKGHEIGQLEKIELSKGDRIRITGNELKKEGITNGMRGAVLESKNGMLKILLDSGKTFDLKPGSRPVEIDHGYAQTGHSAQGLGAQTVILDLPSSSQTLNRRSFYTNLTRTKDQVIAFTDNMEKLTGAVSREKDKTMALDVEKEVQEKNRERKTKNLPDELRFGETPEQTKARFEKGGIEIDDVGFFGRPGEQGEKTEIETGGIAPVVPPGQGEKKIPGEEKTTEMKKEKREEEIMSKERERSREKEREKTGERAVELQEKRLEKEQEKKKEAPRIERQRGRDGMEF